One Osmerus mordax isolate fOsmMor3 chromosome 16, fOsmMor3.pri, whole genome shotgun sequence genomic window carries:
- the pip5k1cb gene encoding phosphatidylinositol-4-phosphate 5-kinase, type I, gamma b: MPSPTIQLGPGQEKKIGHRRVDASGETTYKKTTSSALKGAIQLGIGYTVGNLSSKPERDVLMQDFYVVESIFFPSEGSNLTPAHHYPDFRFKTYAPVAFRYFRELFGIRPDDYLYSLCNEPLIELSNPGASGSIFYVTRDDEFIIKTVDHKEAEFLQKLLPGYYMNLNQNPRTLLPKFFGLYCVQSGGKNIRIVVMNNVLPRSVRMHLKFDLKGSTCKRRASKKEREKSCPTYKDLDFLQDVPDGLTLDQDTYSALVKTLQRDCLVLESFKIMDYSLLLGVHNKNQAEREQQSQGSPTGGDDKKPAPQRALYSTAMESIQGGKACRDTLDHDDTMGGIPAVIGKGERVLLFIGIIDILQSYRLIKKLEHSWKSLIHDGETVSVVRPSFYAERFYKFMNTTVFRKSCSLRSSPSKRGRGALPVPRHSAPGAGWSAGQQPSESEENQENLENLRGARCFPLLEEEGHPCTPPSFEDATTVSIATTLSSNNSLPTTPFDTPEHPRYRRQTHSPSVVRSQQEVVEVHEEKQQNITVEVELTQAPKTPELTQGSEVVSPAPPSASQPSSTLPASSSPPSIPSSSPPSSAAPSSFPPSSAPHPSSSSTLPSSTVPSSSASAAPHSSTLPPSSIPPSVPHPSSTLTSSTLPSTPPSSLPPSPQVRAGPPSSNHLSAASSHNSLEGEVPVSDIYFYADGRYWVYSPVLGRRKLNSSLSYNTQEDRSWVYSPLHYGSESRPASDGESET, encoded by the exons ATGCCGTCTCCTACAATCCAGCTGGGTCCAGGCCAGGAGAAGAAGATAGGCCACCGGAGAGTAGACGCTTCTGGAGAAACCACCTACAAGaag ACCACCTCGTCTGCCCTGAAAGGTGCCATCCAGCTGGGCATCGGCTACACCGTGGGCAACCTGAGCTCCAAGCCTGAGAGAGATGTACTGATGCAGGACTTCTATGTGGTGGAGAGCATCTTcttccccag TGAGGGCAGTAACCTGACCCCTGCCCACCACTACCCAGACTTCAGGTTTAAAACCTACGCCCCTGTGGCATTCCGCTACTTCAGAGAGCTGTTTGGGATCCGACCGGATGACTATCTG tactCTTTGTGTAACGAGCCGCTGATCGAGCTCTCCAATCCGGGCGCCAGTGGTTCCATTTTCTACGTGACCCGTGATGATGAGTTTATCATCAAAACTGTGGATCACAAGGAGGCGGAATTTTTGCAGAAACTACTTCCTGGATACTACATG aacTTAAACCAAAACCCAAGGACCCTGCTGCCCAAGTTCTTCGGCCTCTACTGTGTCCAATCAGGAGGCAAGAACATCCGCATCGTGGTCATGAACAACGTCCTGCCCCGCTCCGTGCGCATGCACCTCAAGTTCGACCTGAAGGGCTCCACCTGCAAACGCCGCGCATCGAAGAAGGAGCGGGAGAAATCCTGCCCCACGTACAAAGATCTGGACTTCCTGCAGGACGTCCCTGATGGACTGACACTCGACCAGGACACCTACAGCGCCCTGGTCAAGACCctgcagagagactgtctg gtgctggAGAGCTTTAAGATCATGGACTACAGCTTGTTGCTGGGCGTCCATAATAAGAACCAGGCTGAGCGAGAGCAGCAGTCCCAGGGCTCTCCCACAGGGGGCGATGACAAGAAGCCAGCACCACAGAGAGCCCTCTACTCTACTGCCATGGAGTCTATTCAGGGAGGGAAAGCATGCAGGGACACACTGGACCACGATGAcac GATGGGGGGGATTCCAGCTGTGATTGGCAAAGGAGAACGAGTGCTGCTCTTCATAGGGATCATCGACATCCTCCAGTCCTACAG GCTTATCAAGAAACTGGAGCACTCCTGGAAGTCCCTCATCCATGATGGG GAAACAGTGTCTGTTGTCAGGCCCAGTTTCTATGCTGAGAGATTCTACAAGTTTATGAACACCACCGTTTTCAGGAAGAGCTGTT CTCTGCGGTCCTCCCCGTCTAAGAGAGGGCGAGGGGCTCTCCCTGTGCCCAGACACAGTGCTCCTGGGGCAGGCTGGTCGGCCGGCCAGCAGCCCTCAGAGAGTGAGGAAAACCAGGAGAATCTAGAGAACCTAAGGGGAGCTCGCTGCTTTCCcctactggaggaggagg gtCATCCATGTACTCCTCCCTCCTTTGAGGATGCCACCACAGTGTCTATTGCTACCACCCTGTCTTCTAACAACTCTCTCCCCACCACTCCCTTTGATACACCAGAGCATCCCcgctacag GCGACAAACCCATTCGCCCAGTGTGGTCAG GTCACAGCAGGAAGTGGTGgaggttcatgaggagaagcaGCAGAACATCACAGTGGAGGTGGAGTTGAC TCAGGCTCCTAAGACCCCTGAACTGACACAGGGGTCTGAAGTGGTCTCCCCTGCCCCGCCCTCCGCCAGccaaccctcctccaccctccccgcttcatcctcacctccctccatcccttcctcctct cctccatcttctgctgctccttcctcctttcctccttcctcagctcctcatccctcctcctcctccaccctgccttcatCCACCGTtccatcctcctctgcctcggctgccccccactcctccaccctccctccttcctctatccctccctcagttcctcacccctcctccaccctcacctcctccacccttccctcgactcctccctcctcgcttCCACCAAGCCCCCAGGTGAGGGCGGGGCCCCCGTCGTCCAATCATCTCTCGGCGGCCAGCAGCCACAACTCACTTGAGGGGGAGGTGCCTGTGTCTGACATCTACTTT TATGCGGATGGAAGATATTGGGTGTACTCTCCCGTTCTTGGCCGTCGTAAGCTAAACTCTAGCTTGAGCTACAAC ACTCAGGAGGACAGGAGCTGGGTATACTCTCCTCTGCACTACGGCTCAGAGTCCAGACCTGCCTCCgacggagagagcgagaca TAA